A region from the Geobacter benzoatilyticus genome encodes:
- a CDS encoding class II fructose-bisphosphate aldolase, which yields MAPYSADFEKALQVGRPPTIRQLFPNSKALIVSGKVVDRAMLAKGKAIAMAANGRNYFVIRGALMAAQRANCPVIIEIAKSEGGQKAYCAVNYWNMARIVDALCNELGITVPVAIHADHYGIKNDKDLAAAKVEIPTMFEAGITSIAIDASHLPDDQNLLANLDINSYIPAWAGLETEVGEIKGNQGLSTVDEAKFLIQGLNAHEIYPDWIALNNGTTHGLEASAAGIQVELTAGIHKALEPYKVNGAQHGTSGNSSERLREIANQTATTKANVATALQMISWGLEVNDYGNAQLDADGNFIKVKGEGMTEELWAEIVAYAESKGWKKGDYKNLNLPFENKLLAQPKEIRDRMAKRVEDFAYKMMTEVFNAKDTAPLAIEAILKAGSYNVGPKGSLIEDPAHWTKEQIIERAKTIAGDKGPEGNFDD from the coding sequence ATGGCACCTTACTCCGCAGATTTCGAAAAGGCCCTGCAAGTGGGCCGTCCCCCTACCATCCGGCAGCTGTTTCCCAACTCCAAAGCCCTCATCGTGAGCGGCAAGGTGGTGGACCGGGCTATGCTCGCCAAGGGGAAAGCCATTGCCATGGCCGCAAACGGCCGCAACTACTTTGTGATCCGGGGCGCCCTCATGGCGGCTCAACGGGCGAATTGCCCGGTTATCATCGAAATAGCCAAGTCGGAAGGGGGCCAGAAAGCCTACTGTGCGGTCAACTACTGGAATATGGCCCGCATTGTGGACGCACTCTGCAACGAACTCGGCATCACCGTGCCGGTTGCCATTCATGCCGATCACTATGGCATCAAGAACGACAAGGACCTCGCCGCCGCCAAGGTGGAGATCCCCACCATGTTCGAGGCGGGGATTACCTCCATCGCCATTGATGCCTCCCATCTCCCCGATGACCAGAACCTGCTGGCCAACCTGGACATAAATTCTTACATCCCGGCGTGGGCAGGGCTTGAGACCGAAGTGGGCGAGATCAAGGGGAACCAGGGCCTCTCCACGGTGGACGAGGCGAAGTTCCTGATCCAGGGGCTCAATGCCCACGAGATCTATCCCGACTGGATCGCCCTCAACAACGGCACCACCCACGGCCTGGAGGCATCCGCAGCCGGTATCCAGGTGGAACTCACCGCAGGCATCCACAAGGCATTGGAACCCTACAAGGTGAACGGCGCCCAGCACGGCACCTCCGGCAACAGTTCCGAGCGGCTGCGCGAGATCGCCAACCAGACCGCCACCACCAAGGCCAACGTGGCCACCGCCCTCCAGATGATCTCCTGGGGCCTTGAGGTGAACGACTACGGCAACGCCCAGCTGGATGCCGACGGCAATTTCATCAAGGTGAAGGGCGAGGGGATGACCGAGGAACTCTGGGCCGAGATAGTGGCCTACGCCGAGTCGAAGGGGTGGAAGAAGGGGGACTACAAGAACCTGAACCTTCCCTTCGAGAACAAGCTCCTGGCCCAGCCCAAGGAGATTCGCGACCGGATGGCGAAGCGGGTCGAGGACTTTGCCTACAAGATGATGACCGAAGTCTTCAATGCCAAAGACACGGCTCCCCTGGCCATCGAGGCTATCCTCAAGGCCGGTTCCTACAATGTGGGCCCGAAGGGGAGTCTCATCGAGGACCCGGCCCACTGGACGAAGGAGCAGATCATCGAGCGGGCAAAGACGATTGCCGGTGACAAGGGACCCGAAGGGAATTTTGACGACTAG
- a CDS encoding rhomboid family intramembrane serine protease — protein MSTPERRSILCPNCNKLISRDEPSCPWCGTARPGSWLKNNPLTRSVGSADRLVTIIITVNVVMYVVSLLISNRPQGSGGLFSALSPDQSSLFVLGATGVVPIDRYGRFWTLLTANYLHGGVLHILFNMMALRQLLPLVAQEYGTWRMLTIYTLGGVAGYVLSYFAGVGYTIGASAALCGLIGSLLYYGKSRGGLYGQAVFKEVWGWVVGLFLFGLVVPGINNWGHGGGVVGGIILGFLLGYRERRAENLFHKFLALGCILASVAALALGLLSAFFTLSGGHFH, from the coding sequence ATGTCAACTCCCGAGCGCCGCTCGATTCTCTGCCCCAACTGCAACAAGCTCATCAGCCGCGACGAGCCTTCCTGCCCGTGGTGCGGCACGGCACGCCCCGGTTCGTGGTTGAAGAACAATCCCTTGACCCGGAGCGTGGGGAGCGCCGATCGGCTTGTCACCATAATCATTACGGTTAATGTGGTTATGTATGTGGTGTCGCTGCTGATCAGCAACCGCCCTCAGGGGAGCGGTGGGCTCTTCTCCGCCCTTTCCCCCGACCAGAGCAGCCTTTTTGTCCTCGGGGCCACCGGTGTCGTTCCCATCGACCGCTACGGGCGATTCTGGACGCTGCTCACCGCCAACTATCTCCACGGTGGAGTTCTCCACATACTCTTCAATATGATGGCCCTGCGCCAGCTTCTGCCGCTGGTGGCCCAGGAGTACGGCACATGGCGGATGCTTACCATTTACACCCTTGGCGGCGTTGCCGGCTACGTGCTGTCGTACTTCGCGGGGGTCGGCTATACCATTGGGGCTTCGGCGGCCCTTTGTGGGCTCATCGGGTCGCTTCTCTATTACGGAAAGAGCAGGGGGGGCCTTTACGGGCAGGCGGTTTTCAAGGAAGTATGGGGATGGGTAGTGGGGCTTTTCCTGTTTGGTCTTGTCGTGCCGGGGATCAATAACTGGGGCCATGGCGGCGGCGTCGTGGGGGGGATTATTCTGGGGTTCCTCCTCGGCTATCGGGAGCGCCGAGCCGAGAACCTGTTTCACAAGTTCCTGGCCTTGGGGTGCATTCTGGCGTCTGTCGCCGCGCTTGCCCTGGGGCTTCTGTCTGCGTTTTTCACACTGTCAGGTGGACATTTTCATTGA
- a CDS encoding ACP phosphodiesterase, producing the protein MNFLAHLHLSGEDPDIIAGNMMGDFVKGRLEGRFPPRITLGLKLHRRIDSFTGRHPAFHASRQRIDPHFGLYRAVMVDLFYDHFLAAHWERFSTEPLADFIARSEAVVRSRAAHLPERLERVVPAIFGEWIPSYADPDAIGRVLARMAARVGRANPLAAGGRELLRSYDGLQGDFFRFYPDIMAHARMFVSEGTAE; encoded by the coding sequence ATGAACTTTTTGGCCCACCTCCACCTGTCGGGCGAAGATCCCGATATCATTGCCGGCAACATGATGGGTGACTTCGTCAAGGGGCGGCTCGAAGGGCGGTTTCCTCCCCGCATTACCCTCGGCCTGAAGCTCCATCGCCGGATCGATTCCTTTACCGGCAGACATCCTGCCTTCCATGCCAGTCGGCAGAGGATAGATCCCCATTTCGGCCTCTATCGCGCGGTGATGGTGGACCTGTTCTACGATCATTTCCTTGCTGCCCATTGGGAGCGCTTCTCGACAGAGCCTCTCGCAGATTTCATCGCCCGCTCCGAAGCCGTGGTGCGGAGTCGTGCCGCTCATCTGCCGGAACGGCTGGAGCGGGTTGTCCCTGCCATTTTTGGTGAGTGGATTCCCTCCTATGCAGATCCGGATGCTATCGGGCGGGTCCTTGCGCGGATGGCGGCGCGGGTAGGGAGGGCGAACCCTCTTGCCGCTGGGGGGCGAGAGCTGTTACGCAGTTACGACGGTTTGCAGGGTGATTTCTTCAGATTCTACCCGGATATCATGGCACATGCGCGAATGTTCGTGAGCGAGGGAACTGCGGAGTAG
- a CDS encoding HsmA family protein, which produces MLAQGIISMSLALAFYTYAVFSGRREGLHRKHLIVFGIGLLFDYLGTHQMSLYARAYGKAPEWHNLTGILSLAGMAFHFLLALAASLMSRAESINRTFHRVSLTIYTLWCIAFASGALAGMLKLSGRS; this is translated from the coding sequence ATGCTGGCCCAAGGGATCATCTCCATGAGCCTTGCCCTCGCCTTCTACACCTACGCGGTCTTCAGCGGCAGGCGGGAGGGGCTCCACCGCAAGCACCTCATCGTGTTCGGCATCGGACTCCTCTTCGACTACCTGGGCACACACCAGATGAGCCTCTACGCCAGGGCCTACGGCAAGGCCCCCGAGTGGCACAATCTTACCGGCATCCTGTCGTTGGCAGGGATGGCGTTCCACTTCCTGCTGGCATTGGCAGCCTCCCTCATGAGTCGGGCCGAAAGCATCAACCGTACCTTTCACCGGGTAAGCCTCACCATCTATACACTCTGGTGCATCGCCTTCGCCAGCGGCGCACTTGCCGGGATGCTCAAACTCTCGGGCCGTTCCTGA
- a CDS encoding homocysteine synthase, which yields MSDTVRGFDTRALHAGQEPDPATLSRAVPIYQTASYSFKSSDHAANLFGLKEFGNIYTRLMNPTNDVLEKRLAELDGGVGALALASGQAAITCAVLNIAQAGQNIISTSYLYGGTYNLFHYTLPKLGITVKFVDTADPENIRRAIDANTRLVYTESVGNPKNNVDDFEAIARVAHEAGIPFVVDNTVTTPYLFRPLEHGADIVVYSLTKFICGHGTSIGGAVVDGGTFPWNNGRFPEMTEPDPSYHGLRYWDALGNLAYILKMRITLLRDMGACLSPFNAFLFLQGLETLPLRMARHVENARAVAQWLDKHPLVSWVNYPGLPNHENYENARKYLPKGEGAIIGFGIKGGLESGKRFIDSVKLLSHLANIGDAKSLVIHPASTTHQQLSGEEQLASGVTPDFIRLSIGIENVEDIIADIEQALAASQG from the coding sequence ATGTCCGACACTGTTAGAGGCTTTGACACCCGTGCCCTCCATGCCGGTCAGGAACCGGATCCTGCAACCCTTTCCAGGGCGGTTCCCATTTACCAGACGGCTTCATACTCTTTCAAGAGCTCCGATCATGCCGCCAATCTCTTCGGGCTCAAGGAGTTCGGCAACATCTACACCCGTCTCATGAACCCCACTAACGATGTGCTTGAAAAGCGTCTTGCCGAGCTCGACGGAGGAGTCGGCGCCTTGGCCCTGGCCTCGGGGCAGGCGGCCATAACCTGTGCGGTGCTGAACATCGCCCAAGCCGGCCAGAACATCATCTCAACCAGCTATCTCTATGGCGGCACCTATAACCTGTTTCACTATACCCTCCCCAAGCTGGGTATTACCGTGAAGTTTGTGGACACCGCCGATCCGGAAAACATCCGCAGGGCCATTGATGCGAATACCCGTCTGGTCTACACGGAGTCGGTGGGGAACCCCAAGAACAATGTTGATGACTTCGAGGCCATCGCCCGCGTCGCCCATGAAGCCGGAATACCGTTTGTCGTGGACAACACCGTGACCACCCCCTACCTTTTCAGGCCCCTGGAGCATGGTGCCGACATTGTGGTTTACTCTCTCACGAAGTTTATCTGCGGTCACGGAACCAGCATCGGCGGAGCTGTCGTAGATGGAGGAACCTTTCCCTGGAACAACGGCCGGTTCCCTGAAATGACCGAGCCCGATCCCTCCTACCATGGGCTCCGCTATTGGGATGCTCTCGGGAATCTTGCCTACATCCTGAAGATGCGTATTACGCTTTTACGCGATATGGGCGCCTGCCTTTCCCCCTTTAACGCATTCCTTTTCCTTCAGGGGCTGGAAACTCTCCCCTTGCGGATGGCCCGTCATGTTGAGAACGCCCGGGCGGTGGCCCAGTGGCTGGATAAGCATCCTCTCGTTAGCTGGGTGAACTATCCCGGCCTTCCCAACCACGAAAATTACGAGAACGCCCGTAAATACCTGCCCAAGGGGGAAGGCGCCATTATCGGCTTCGGTATCAAGGGGGGGCTAGAGTCGGGAAAACGGTTCATAGACAGCGTCAAGCTGCTGTCTCATCTGGCGAACATCGGCGATGCCAAGTCGCTGGTGATTCACCCCGCGTCCACTACCCACCAGCAGCTATCCGGGGAAGAGCAGCTGGCCAGTGGCGTTACCCCGGACTTCATCCGCCTTTCCATCGGCATTGAGAATGTGGAGGATATCATTGCCGATATAGAACAGGCGCTTGCGGCGTCGCAGGGATAA
- the mnmH gene encoding tRNA 2-selenouridine(34) synthase MnmH: protein MTRTVSFHESLLDTHLIVDARTPLEFEEDHIPGAINVPLLTNEERVEIGTLYKRTGPMEARRRGLELTAHRFPAMVEEIAAAAEGRPILVYCWRGGLRSKTITTILDLTGFDAVQLLGGYKAFRNMVTEYFEPFHPPAPLVVLHGMTGVGKTTFLLQLSEAGHSVIDLEGLACHRGSAFGSLGLCQELTQKRFETLLWDVFRKLPADRPILLEGESKRIGRINLPGNLYEVMRESVKVWCNASVATRVDRLIEEYGLPEYRQGMAEALERIRKKLGGEKYEEILGFLERWEMNPFMEGLIRHYYDKLYYKTREWTEDAAVSLEDFGTGRRELEEFLGSRQWMSG from the coding sequence GTGACCAGAACCGTTTCATTCCATGAATCACTTCTCGACACCCATCTTATAGTCGATGCCCGAACCCCCCTCGAATTCGAGGAGGACCATATCCCCGGCGCCATCAACGTACCGCTGCTCACCAACGAGGAGCGGGTTGAGATCGGCACCCTCTACAAGCGGACCGGCCCCATGGAGGCAAGACGCCGCGGGCTTGAACTGACCGCTCACCGTTTCCCTGCCATGGTGGAGGAAATCGCCGCAGCCGCTGAGGGCCGCCCCATTCTCGTTTACTGCTGGCGCGGAGGACTCCGCAGCAAGACCATAACCACGATTCTCGACCTGACCGGTTTTGACGCCGTCCAGCTTTTGGGGGGATACAAGGCGTTTCGCAACATGGTAACGGAGTACTTCGAGCCGTTTCACCCCCCCGCCCCCCTGGTGGTGCTCCACGGCATGACCGGAGTCGGGAAGACCACCTTCCTCCTTCAGCTCTCCGAAGCGGGGCACTCGGTCATCGACCTGGAAGGGCTCGCCTGCCACCGGGGCTCGGCCTTCGGTTCCCTGGGCCTTTGCCAGGAACTCACCCAGAAACGGTTTGAAACCCTTCTTTGGGATGTATTCAGGAAATTGCCGGCAGACAGGCCGATCCTCCTGGAGGGGGAAAGCAAGCGGATAGGGAGAATCAACCTGCCGGGCAATCTTTACGAGGTCATGCGGGAGAGCGTGAAAGTGTGGTGTAACGCCTCGGTGGCAACACGGGTGGATCGCCTCATCGAGGAATACGGGCTCCCCGAATACCGCCAGGGAATGGCAGAGGCGCTGGAGCGTATCCGCAAAAAACTGGGGGGTGAAAAGTACGAGGAAATCTTGGGATTTCTGGAGCGGTGGGAAATGAATCCCTTCATGGAGGGGCTCATCCGGCACTATTACGACAAGCTTTACTACAAAACGAGGGAGTGGACCGAGGACGCCGCCGTATCCCTTGAAGACTTCGGCACCGGCCGCCGGGAGCTGGAAGAGTTTCTCGGTTCCCGGCAATGGATGTCAGGGTGA
- the malQ gene encoding 4-alpha-glucanotransferase — translation MHHRRKSGILLHPTSLPGPGGIGSLGRECRHFIDFLEAAGQSLWQVLPLGPAAYGNSPYSCYSAFAGNPLLIDLEALVDEGDLDDSVPMPVFAADHVDFTLVENYKIPLLKAAATRFYAHGDLERKQEYWHFCDTTPWLHDYALFMALKDHFGGKSWTAWPKEIARREPGALEKFSVKLGGTIGEQKYAQWQFYRQWRHIREYANGKGIGIVGDIPIFVAFDSADVWGVPHLFKLDEKGKPTVVAGVPPDYFSKTGQRWGNPLYNWDAMAGEGYHWWIERFRHCFDLCDMVRIDHFRGFEACWEVPAREKTAVRGEWVKGPGAHLFDAVIGALGQIPIIAEDLGVITPEVEALRDRYRFPGMKILQFAFDSGAVNPYLPHNYTPECVTYTGTHDNDTTVGWFESVSPQHRNAVLAYTGTSGEEIHWELVRLGLASVAALAIFPLQDILGLDNSARMNLPGTPSGNWSWRFSSGAITETHIERLLELTSLFGRK, via the coding sequence AGGGATCGGCTCCCTTGGCCGGGAGTGCCGGCATTTCATCGATTTCCTCGAGGCGGCCGGCCAGAGCCTCTGGCAGGTTCTACCCCTGGGCCCGGCTGCCTATGGCAATTCACCCTACTCGTGCTACTCTGCCTTTGCCGGCAATCCCCTCCTCATCGACCTGGAAGCCCTCGTGGACGAAGGTGATCTGGATGACTCTGTCCCGATGCCTGTTTTCGCGGCGGACCACGTTGATTTTACCCTTGTGGAGAATTACAAGATTCCCCTGCTGAAGGCCGCGGCTACCCGTTTCTACGCCCATGGTGACCTTGAGCGCAAGCAGGAATACTGGCATTTTTGCGACACTACCCCCTGGCTCCATGACTACGCCCTTTTCATGGCCCTCAAAGACCACTTTGGCGGGAAAAGCTGGACGGCATGGCCGAAGGAGATTGCCCGGCGGGAGCCCGGCGCCCTGGAAAAGTTCTCGGTTAAACTTGGGGGGACTATCGGCGAACAGAAATATGCCCAGTGGCAGTTTTACCGCCAGTGGCGCCACATCAGGGAATATGCCAATGGCAAGGGCATCGGAATTGTCGGTGACATTCCGATATTTGTGGCGTTTGATTCGGCCGATGTCTGGGGGGTACCGCACCTTTTCAAGCTGGATGAGAAGGGAAAGCCGACGGTGGTTGCCGGTGTCCCACCCGATTACTTCAGCAAGACCGGCCAGCGTTGGGGCAATCCCCTTTACAACTGGGACGCCATGGCTGGTGAAGGTTATCACTGGTGGATCGAGCGGTTCCGCCACTGCTTCGACCTCTGTGACATGGTGCGTATCGACCATTTCCGGGGATTCGAAGCATGTTGGGAAGTGCCGGCCAGGGAGAAGACCGCTGTCCGGGGCGAATGGGTGAAAGGGCCCGGTGCCCACCTGTTCGATGCGGTAATCGGCGCTTTGGGACAAATCCCCATCATTGCCGAGGATTTGGGGGTAATTACCCCCGAAGTTGAGGCGTTGAGGGATCGCTACCGTTTCCCCGGAATGAAAATCCTCCAGTTCGCTTTCGATTCCGGGGCGGTAAATCCCTACCTCCCCCATAACTATACTCCTGAATGCGTGACCTATACCGGTACCCATGACAACGATACCACCGTCGGCTGGTTCGAATCCGTTTCTCCCCAGCACCGGAATGCGGTCCTTGCCTACACGGGAACCTCGGGAGAGGAAATACATTGGGAACTGGTCAGGCTCGGGCTTGCATCGGTAGCTGCACTGGCAATTTTCCCCCTGCAGGATATCCTCGGACTTGACAACTCCGCCCGCATGAACCTTCCCGGGACCCCCAGCGGCAACTGGTCGTGGCGTTTTTCCTCCGGTGCGATTACGGAAACCCATATCGAACGGCTTCTTGAATTGACATCGCTCTTCGGGAGGAAATGA